One Pyxicephalus adspersus chromosome 3, UCB_Pads_2.0, whole genome shotgun sequence genomic window carries:
- the LOC140325983 gene encoding annexin A1-like, whose amino-acid sequence MEQQSTYSVVQQMLQASQQIKETCTDANEVQGGANWPKTRTNPAEDASALEKAIKAKGVDEGTIIDILTKRTNEQRQEIKAAYQKQTGKNLEDDLKKALSGKLESLILGLLKTPAKFDAHELKAALKGLGTDEDTIIEILVTRSNQQIKEITKAYKEEFKTDLEKDLIDDTSGDFQKALLALLKGTRSEDCYVNENLADQDAKALYEAGEKKKKADVSVFINILSNRSFPRLKKVFEKYATYSKHDINKTLDLELKGDIEKCMVAIVKYAVNKPGFFAEKLHYAMKGLGTREKVINRVLTSRSEVDIKAIKSQYQQMYKTSLRDDIMAETKGEYETALVGLLGYDD is encoded by the exons ATGGAGCAACAATCAACTTACTCTGTGGTTCAACAAATGTTGCAGGCCAGCCAACAAATAAAAGAGACCTGCACT GATGCAAATGAAGTACAAGGTGGAGCAAACTGGccaaaaactagaaccaatccTGCAGAGGATGCCAGTGCACTGGAGAAGGCAATTAAAGCAAAAG GTGTTGATGAGGGAACTATTATCGACATTTTAACAAAAAGAACCAATGAACAACGCCAAGAAATTAAAGCCGCTTACCAAAAGCAAACTGGAAAG AATTTGGAAGACGACCTGAAGAAAGCACTAAGTGGTAAACTTGAATCGCTTATACTGGGTTTGTTAAAAACTCCTGCTAAGTTTGATGCTCATGAGCTTAAAGCTGCACTTAAG GGTCTTGGAACAGATGAGGACACAATCATTGAAATCCTTGTAACAAGAAGCAACCAGCAAATAAAGGAAATCACAAAAGCATACAAAGAAG AATTCAAAACTGATCTTGAAAAAGATTTAATTGATGACACATCTGGAGATTTTCAGAAGGCCTTACTTGCTCTTTTGAAG GGAACCCGCAGTGAAGATTGCTATGTTAATGAAAATCTTGCTGACCAAGATGCAAAG gctttgTATGaagctggagaaaaaaagaagaaagcagatgtttctgtatttattaatattttaagcaATCGAAGCTTTCCACGTCTAAAGAAAG TGTTTGAAAAGTATGCCACTTACAGCAAACATGATATCAATAAGACACTGGATCTGGAACTGAAGGGAGATATTGAGAAGTGCATGGTAGCTATTG tgaaATATGCTGTAAACAAACCAGGTTTCTTTGCAGAAAAATTGCATTATGCAATGAAG GGCCTGGGGACTCGTGAAAAAGTCATAAACAGGGTGCTGACATCCCGTTCAGAAGTTGATATTAAAGCAATTAAATCTCAGTATCAGCAGATGTATAAAACCTCTCTGCGTGATGATATTATG gcaGAAACCAAGGGAGAATATGAAACTGCCCTGGTTGGACTTCTTGGTTATGATGACTAA